One stretch of Chitinophagales bacterium DNA includes these proteins:
- the lgt gene encoding prolipoprotein diacylglyceryl transferase yields MAVAGSNILNFIVWRPNPIAIDFGVISLSWYGLTWSLSIIASYFLAKIILKKEGKSEHYAVLLIQYLFIGAILGARIFDVLYYHWHEFLARPFLIFEIWNGGMASHGAMLGVMCCILLFIKKYKEFTFLWILDKVAIVSALSSVFIRLGNFMNSELYGKPTDLPWAMVFPLKDSLLLPRHPVQLYEAFWYLICFLTFWYLFSTRKLKDGFLTALFGIMFLGGRFIIEFVKEPDVFFGPFTNTQWLSLFFVAVGILMMIRGKLYVTEKRTTQ; encoded by the coding sequence ATGGCCGTTGCAGGTTCTAATATTTTAAATTTTATTGTTTGGCGGCCCAATCCCATTGCTATAGATTTTGGAGTAATTAGCCTGTCTTGGTATGGTTTAACTTGGTCGCTTTCTATAATAGCTTCTTATTTTTTAGCTAAAATTATTTTAAAAAAAGAGGGAAAATCAGAGCATTATGCAGTTTTATTAATTCAGTATTTATTTATTGGAGCCATATTGGGAGCAAGAATATTTGATGTGCTTTATTACCATTGGCACGAGTTTTTAGCCAGACCTTTTTTAATATTTGAAATTTGGAATGGCGGTATGGCAAGCCATGGAGCTATGCTGGGTGTTATGTGTTGTATTTTACTTTTTATAAAAAAGTATAAAGAGTTTACTTTCCTTTGGATTTTAGATAAAGTAGCTATAGTTTCTGCCTTATCATCTGTTTTTATTCGCTTAGGAAATTTTATGAATAGCGAATTATACGGTAAACCAACAGATTTACCTTGGGCTATGGTTTTCCCATTGAAAGATTCATTGCTTTTGCCCCGCCATCCAGTGCAGTTATACGAAGCCTTTTGGTATTTAATATGCTTTCTTACATTTTGGTATTTATTTTCTACCCGAAAATTAAAAGATGGCTTTTTAACAGCTCTTTTTGGCATTATGTTTTTAGGCGGAAGATTTATTATTGAGTTTGTAAAAGAACCTGATGTTTTTTTTGGTCCGTTTACAAATACTCAGTGGTTAAGCTTGTTTTTTGTAGCAGTAGGAATACTAATGATGATAAGAGGTAAACTTTACGTTACAGAAAAAAGGACTACTCAGTAG
- the eno gene encoding phosphopyruvate hydratase, with protein sequence MSLIIDIRARQILDSRGNPTVEVDVITEDGFFGRAAVPSGASTGVHEAVELRDGDKNYYLGKSVRKAIENIHETIAEEIIGVSVFEQNLIDSLMIKADGTVNKGKLGANAILAVSMAVAKAAATASNQPLFRYVGGVNANTLPVPMMNILNGGSHADNSIDFQEFMVMPFGADTFSEALHKGVNIFHNLKKVLHSKGYSTNVGDEGGFAPNIKSNEEAIETVLTAIERAGYKPGEDIFIAMDAAASEFYDKKEKVYHFHKSDNRKLSSEEMASYWADWTKKYPIVSIEDGMDEDDWAGWKALTNKIGNKIQLVGDDLFVTNTNRLQKGIDEKIANSILIKVNQIGSLTETINAVNLATKNQYTSVMSHRSGETEDTTIADLAVALNTGQIKTGSASRTDRMAKYNQLLRIEEELGDTAYYPGKNFKFLK encoded by the coding sequence ATGAGCCTAATAATAGACATAAGAGCAAGACAAATTTTAGATTCAAGAGGAAACCCAACTGTTGAAGTAGATGTAATAACCGAAGATGGATTTTTTGGCAGAGCGGCAGTACCCAGTGGGGCATCTACAGGTGTGCACGAAGCCGTAGAACTAAGAGATGGAGATAAAAACTATTACTTAGGGAAAAGTGTGAGAAAAGCTATTGAAAATATACATGAAACAATAGCGGAAGAAATAATAGGTGTTAGCGTTTTTGAGCAAAATTTAATAGACAGCTTAATGATAAAAGCTGATGGAACAGTCAATAAAGGCAAACTTGGAGCAAATGCTATTTTGGCTGTATCCATGGCGGTGGCAAAAGCAGCGGCTACGGCAAGTAATCAGCCACTTTTTAGATATGTAGGAGGTGTTAATGCCAATACGCTTCCTGTGCCTATGATGAATATTTTAAATGGTGGAAGCCATGCCGATAATAGTATAGATTTTCAAGAATTTATGGTTATGCCATTCGGTGCCGATACTTTTAGCGAGGCATTACACAAAGGAGTGAATATATTTCATAATCTTAAAAAAGTATTGCACAGTAAAGGATATTCTACAAATGTAGGCGATGAGGGAGGTTTTGCTCCAAATATTAAAAGCAATGAAGAGGCTATAGAAACCGTATTAACGGCAATAGAAAGAGCCGGATATAAACCTGGCGAAGATATATTTATAGCCATGGACGCGGCAGCTTCGGAGTTTTATGATAAGAAAGAAAAAGTTTATCATTTCCATAAGTCAGATAATAGAAAATTAAGCAGTGAAGAGATGGCGAGTTATTGGGCAGATTGGACAAAAAAATATCCAATAGTTTCAATAGAAGATGGTATGGACGAAGACGATTGGGCTGGCTGGAAAGCACTTACTAATAAAATTGGGAATAAAATTCAGTTGGTAGGTGATGATTTATTTGTAACCAACACCAATAGACTACAAAAAGGAATAGATGAAAAAATTGCTAATTCTATATTGATAAAAGTAAACCAAATAGGCAGTTTAACAGAAACGATAAATGCCGTTAATTTAGCTACAAAAAATCAATATACCTCAGTTATGAGCCATCGCTCTGGCGAAACAGAAGATACTACCATAGCCGATTTAGCAGTGGCTTTAAATACAGGGCAAATAAAAACAGGCTCTGCCAGCAGAACAGATAGAATGGCAAAATACAACCAACTGTTAAGAATAGAGGAGGAGCTTGGCGATACAGCTTATTATCCCGGCAAAAACTTTAAGTTTTTAAAGTAG
- the carA gene encoding glutamine-hydrolyzing carbamoyl-phosphate synthase small subunit has translation MSSTDKAFLLLDDGTYYEGLSFGLKGTTYGEICFNTGMTGYQEVFTDPSYYGQIVIMTNVHIGNYGSIDKEMESGKVQISGMICRNFSERFSRLQTEESLEQFFIDNKIVGISNIDTRALVTHVRDKGAMNCIISSELDTIDKLKAELHKAPNMDGLELASKVSTAQAYTVGNENAKYRVAALDMGIKQNMLKIMGARDFYIKVFPAKTSFEEMETFNPNGYFISNGPGDPAPATYAIDTVKKVMDNNKPLFGICLGHQLLALANGISTYKMHHGHRGINHPVKNIKTGQCEITSQNHGFEVSREDIESSSTVEITHVNLNDNTIEGIAIKNKPAFSVQYHPESSPGPHDSRYLFDRFEELMENNKP, from the coding sequence ATGAGCTCTACAGACAAAGCATTTTTACTTTTAGACGATGGAACTTACTATGAAGGTTTATCTTTCGGATTAAAAGGAACTACCTATGGCGAAATATGTTTTAATACAGGAATGACCGGCTACCAAGAAGTATTTACCGATCCATCATACTATGGGCAAATAGTTATAATGACCAATGTACACATAGGAAATTATGGATCTATAGATAAAGAAATGGAATCGGGGAAAGTGCAAATTTCCGGGATGATATGTAGAAATTTCTCTGAAAGATTTTCAAGACTGCAAACAGAAGAATCTTTAGAGCAATTTTTTATAGACAATAAAATTGTAGGCATTAGCAATATAGATACGCGGGCATTGGTTACACATGTTAGAGATAAAGGTGCTATGAATTGTATTATTTCGTCAGAGCTGGATACTATAGATAAATTGAAAGCAGAACTGCACAAAGCACCCAATATGGACGGTTTAGAATTGGCTTCTAAAGTATCTACAGCACAGGCTTATACCGTAGGCAATGAAAATGCAAAATACCGTGTGGCAGCTTTAGATATGGGTATAAAGCAAAATATGCTAAAAATAATGGGAGCAAGAGATTTTTATATCAAAGTTTTCCCTGCCAAAACTTCTTTTGAAGAAATGGAAACATTCAATCCAAATGGATATTTTATTTCTAATGGTCCTGGCGACCCCGCTCCGGCAACTTATGCTATTGATACCGTAAAAAAAGTAATGGACAATAATAAACCATTATTCGGTATTTGTTTGGGACATCAGTTACTGGCTTTAGCTAATGGCATAAGCACCTATAAAATGCACCACGGACACAGGGGAATAAATCATCCTGTAAAAAACATTAAAACAGGACAATGTGAAATTACTTCTCAAAATCATGGTTTTGAAGTGAGCCGAGAAGATATAGAAAGTAGCAGTACTGTGGAGATTACTCACGTAAATTTAAACGATAATACTATAGAGGGAATTGCTATTAAAAATAAGCCGGCATTTTCTGTGCAATATCATCCGGAGTCTTCTCCCGGGCCTCACGATTCAAGATATTTGTTTGATAGATTTGAAGAATTAATGGAAAATAATAAACCTTAA
- the rplQ gene encoding 50S ribosomal protein L17, translating to MRHAKKINHLGRKTAHRNAMLSNMASSLIISKRIFTTLAKAKALRKFVEPVVTKSKENTTHNRRVVYSYLGSNAHGKQASKELFEVVAPKIGDRPGGYLRIIKTGFRPGDGAEMAMIEFVDFNTIYTQAKEDRKSKTRRSRRGGSKKAEATTTEAKKEEAPAKEAPEASAEETKSEE from the coding sequence ATGAGACACGCTAAGAAAATTAATCATTTAGGAAGAAAAACTGCACATAGAAATGCTATGTTGTCAAACATGGCAAGTTCTTTAATTATAAGCAAAAGAATTTTTACCACTTTAGCTAAAGCTAAGGCATTAAGAAAATTTGTTGAGCCTGTAGTTACAAAATCAAAAGAGAATACAACACACAACAGACGTGTGGTATATTCTTACTTAGGTAGCAACGCACATGGCAAGCAAGCTTCTAAAGAATTGTTTGAGGTAGTAGCACCTAAAATTGGAGACAGACCGGGAGGCTACTTACGTATTATTAAAACAGGATTTAGACCGGGCGATGGTGCTGAAATGGCTATGATTGAGTTTGTAGATTTTAATACCATTTACACTCAAGCTAAAGAAGACCGTAAATCTAAAACAAGAAGAAGCAGAAGAGGCGGAAGTAAAAAAGCTGAAGCTACTACTACAGAAGCTAAAAAAGAAGAAGCACCTGCTAAAGAAGCTCCTGAAGCATCGGCAGAAGAAACAAAATCTGAAGAATAA
- a CDS encoding DNA-directed RNA polymerase subunit alpha produces MGLLSFQKPDKILLQKATDFEGIFEFKPLEPGFGVTVGNSLRRVLLSSLEGYAIVGVKISGVEHEFSTVRGVLEDLTEIILNLKQVRLKKVLDDENESDKIFLTIKNKEQFTAGDIEKHTNVYSVMNPELVICNLEPVVTLEVELTIKRGKGYVAAEEHEFEDEPVGFIAVDSIFTPIKNVKYTIENTRVEQRTDYEALNLEVTTDGTIHPEDAVKEAAKILIQHLMLVSDENITFEDFDSHQDDIVDEHVLQMRKLLKTNLEDLDLSVRAYNCLKAAKINSLEELVRFNTNDLLKFRNFGKKSLVEIEAMLIEKGLSFGMDISKYQLDEK; encoded by the coding sequence ATGGGATTATTATCATTTCAAAAACCAGATAAAATATTATTACAAAAGGCTACTGACTTTGAAGGTATCTTTGAATTTAAACCTTTGGAACCGGGTTTTGGTGTTACAGTTGGTAATTCGTTAAGAAGAGTATTGTTATCTTCTTTAGAAGGATATGCTATTGTAGGCGTTAAAATAAGCGGTGTAGAACATGAGTTTTCTACGGTAAGAGGTGTATTAGAAGATTTAACAGAAATAATATTAAACTTAAAACAAGTACGTTTAAAGAAAGTGTTAGATGACGAAAATGAATCTGACAAAATCTTTTTAACCATTAAAAATAAAGAGCAATTTACGGCTGGCGATATAGAAAAACATACTAATGTTTATTCTGTTATGAATCCGGAGTTAGTAATATGCAATTTAGAGCCTGTAGTTACTTTAGAAGTAGAGTTAACTATAAAAAGAGGCAAAGGATACGTAGCTGCTGAAGAGCATGAGTTTGAAGATGAGCCTGTAGGTTTTATAGCTGTAGATTCTATTTTTACACCAATAAAAAATGTAAAATACACAATAGAAAATACACGTGTAGAACAACGTACAGACTATGAAGCTTTAAACCTTGAAGTTACTACAGACGGCACTATCCACCCGGAAGATGCGGTTAAAGAAGCAGCTAAAATATTAATTCAGCACTTAATGTTAGTGTCTGACGAGAATATAACTTTTGAAGATTTTGACAGCCATCAAGATGATATAGTAGATGAGCACGTACTTCAAATGAGAAAGCTATTAAAAACTAATTTAGAAGATTTAGATCTTTCAGTTAGAGCATACAACTGCTTAAAAGCGGCTAAAATTAACAGCTTAGAAGAGTTGGTAAGATTTAATACAAATGACTTATTAAAATTCAGAAATTTTGGTAAAAAATCATTAGTAGAAATAGAAGCTATGCTGATAGAAAAAGGTTTAAGCTTTGGCATGGATATTTCAAAATATCAATTAGACGAGAAATAA
- the rpsD gene encoding 30S ribosomal protein S4 yields the protein MARYIGPKTKIARKFGEAIYGEDKYFDRRKYAPGQHGSSRRRKSLSDYGVQLKEKQKAKYIYGLLERQFRNVFEKASRKDGVTGEILLQMLEARLDNVVYRLGIASTRSQARQFVGHKHILVNGDVVNIPSYQLRPGDVVEVRERSKSLEPIKASIGATTSKFEWLEFDPHAMKGRLISLPERELIPENINEQLIVELYSK from the coding sequence ATGGCAAGATATATAGGTCCAAAAACCAAAATAGCAAGAAAATTTGGCGAAGCAATCTACGGAGAAGATAAATACTTTGATAGAAGAAAATATGCCCCGGGGCAACACGGTTCTTCAAGAAGAAGAAAATCTTTATCTGACTATGGTGTGCAGCTTAAAGAAAAGCAAAAAGCTAAATACATCTACGGCTTGTTAGAGCGTCAGTTTAGAAATGTTTTTGAAAAAGCATCTCGTAAAGATGGCGTAACAGGTGAAATATTATTGCAAATGTTAGAAGCAAGATTAGACAACGTAGTTTACCGTTTAGGTATAGCTTCTACACGTTCGCAAGCACGTCAGTTTGTAGGACACAAACATATTCTTGTTAATGGCGATGTTGTAAATATCCCTTCTTACCAATTACGTCCCGGAGATGTAGTAGAAGTGAGAGAGCGTTCTAAATCATTAGAGCCAATTAAAGCTTCTATAGGAGCTACAACAAGCAAATTTGAGTGGTTAGAATTTGACCCTCATGCCATGAAAGGTAGATTAATTTCTTTGCCGGAAAGAGAACTTATACCTGAAAACATTAACGAACAATTAATAGTTGAACTTTACTCTAAATAA
- the rpsK gene encoding 30S ribosomal protein S11, with amino-acid sequence MATTKKGTGKGKTTAKGKAKKNSVKVGNEGKVFIKATFNNIIVTFANSQGETISWGSAGKAGFRGSKKNTPYAAQVAVEDAAKTAYDAGMRKAEVFVKGPGSGRESAIRTVAASGIEVTLIKDTTPIPHNGCRPPKRRRV; translated from the coding sequence ATGGCTACAACTAAAAAAGGAACTGGCAAGGGTAAAACCACTGCAAAAGGAAAAGCTAAAAAGAATAGCGTAAAAGTAGGAAATGAAGGAAAAGTATTCATAAAAGCTACTTTTAACAATATAATTGTAACATTTGCAAACAGCCAAGGAGAAACTATTTCTTGGGGTTCGGCAGGTAAAGCCGGCTTTAGAGGTTCTAAAAAGAACACACCTTATGCAGCACAAGTAGCAGTAGAAGATGCAGCAAAAACAGCTTATGATGCAGGAATGAGAAAAGCAGAAGTGTTTGTAAAAGGACCGGGCTCAGGTAGAGAGTCTGCTATAAGAACTGTGGCAGCAAGTGGTATAGAAGTTACTTTAATAAAAGATACAACTCCAATACCTCACAATGGATGTCGTCCTCCTAAAAGAAGAAGAGTATAA
- the rpsM gene encoding 30S ribosomal protein S13 produces the protein MARIAGTDLPRNKRGVIGLTYIFGIGKTRAQEILEAVGIDPNKKVSEWNDDDVANINKHIGDNIKVEGELRSEIQLNIKRLQDIGCYRGIRHRKGLPLRGQRTKNNSRTRKGKRKTVANKKKATK, from the coding sequence ATGGCAAGAATAGCAGGAACAGATTTACCAAGAAATAAAAGAGGTGTTATAGGATTAACATACATTTTTGGTATAGGCAAAACCAGAGCACAAGAAATTTTAGAGGCAGTAGGTATTGACCCCAATAAAAAAGTTAGCGAATGGAATGATGATGACGTAGCTAACATTAATAAACATATTGGCGACAATATTAAAGTAGAAGGTGAGCTTAGATCAGAAATTCAGTTAAACATTAAACGTCTTCAAGATATTGGATGTTATAGAGGAATACGTCATAGAAAAGGCTTGCCTTTAAGAGGTCAGCGTACTAAGAATAATTCAAGAACAAGAAAAGGTAAGAGAAAAACTGTTGCTAACAAGAAAAAAGCAACTAAGTAA
- the rpmJ gene encoding 50S ribosomal protein L36 produces the protein MKVRASIKKRSADCKVVKRKGRLYIINKKNPKFKQRQG, from the coding sequence ATGAAAGTAAGAGCATCAATAAAGAAGCGTAGTGCTGATTGTAAAGTTGTGAAAAGAAAGGGACGTTTATATATCATAAACAAAAAGAATCCAAAATTTAAACAAAGACAAGGATAA
- the infA gene encoding translation initiation factor IF-1: protein MAKQDLIKLDGTITEALSNAMFRVQLENGHEIVAHISGKMRMHYIKILPGDKVAVEMSPYDLNKGRITYRYK, encoded by the coding sequence ATGGCAAAACAAGATTTAATAAAATTAGATGGAACAATAACAGAAGCATTATCTAATGCAATGTTTAGAGTTCAGTTAGAAAATGGTCATGAAATTGTAGCACATATTAGCGGTAAAATGAGAATGCATTACATTAAAATTTTACCGGGAGATAAAGTTGCAGTAGAAATGTCGCCATACGATTTGAATAAAGGAAGAATTACCTATAGGTATAAATAA
- the map gene encoding type I methionyl aminopeptidase — MIKTEEEIGLIRESSLLVSNTLAEISAHIKPGVTPLQIDKLAEEYIRDHGAKPGFKGYNGFPNTLCFSMNSAVVHGIPNNVEIKDGDVLSIDCGALLNGYYGDQAFTFALQGISEEVLKLLHVTRKSLELGIEQAVVGKRVGDIGFAIHQYCEKEHGYGVVRELVGHGLGKALHEDPEVPNYGKRGQGAKLKENMVLAIEPMINLGTRHVVQDKDGWTILTRDGKVSAHYEHDIVVKKEKAELLTDFDVIDRKIAKNKNLQEIVVK; from the coding sequence ATGATAAAAACAGAAGAAGAAATCGGATTAATTCGTGAAAGTTCATTACTTGTTTCCAACACACTAGCTGAAATTTCAGCACACATAAAACCGGGAGTAACTCCTTTGCAAATAGATAAATTAGCAGAGGAATACATTAGAGACCATGGTGCTAAGCCGGGGTTTAAAGGTTATAATGGGTTTCCCAATACACTTTGTTTTTCAATGAACAGTGCTGTAGTACACGGAATACCCAATAATGTTGAAATTAAAGATGGTGATGTTTTATCTATAGACTGCGGTGCTTTACTTAATGGATATTATGGTGATCAAGCGTTTACATTTGCTTTGCAAGGAATAAGCGAAGAAGTACTAAAACTACTTCATGTAACCAGAAAATCATTAGAATTAGGTATAGAACAAGCTGTAGTAGGTAAGCGAGTTGGAGATATAGGTTTTGCCATACATCAATACTGTGAAAAAGAACACGGCTATGGTGTAGTAAGAGAATTGGTAGGACATGGACTTGGAAAAGCACTTCATGAAGATCCGGAAGTGCCTAATTATGGGAAAAGGGGGCAAGGAGCTAAACTTAAAGAAAATATGGTTTTAGCTATTGAACCTATGATAAATTTGGGAACAAGACATGTTGTTCAAGATAAAGATGGTTGGACTATTTTAACAAGAGACGGCAAGGTAAGTGCTCATTACGAACACGACATTGTAGTTAAAAAAGAGAAAGCGGAACTATTAACCGATTTTGATGTTATAGATAGAAAAATCGCAAAAAATAAAAATCTACAAGAAATTGTAGTTAAATAA
- the secY gene encoding preprotein translocase subunit SecY: MKFIETIKNIFSIEELRNKILYTLLLVLVYRIGSYIVIPGVDPTSLDALADRAQNGILGMVNVFAGGAFSRASIMALGIMPYISASIAVQLLTIAVPYFQKLQKEGESGTRQINQITRYLTIVVTMVQGAGYLTLLNNNGISIVEGFSPVLFTLTAMIVLTAGTLFAMWLGEKITDNGIGNGISLLIMIGIMAGLPGSFLAELTARFGASGGGLVIFIFELVILFIIILVSIALVQATRRVAIQYAKRNVVQGGKMMQAGGNRQYLPLKVNASGVMPIIFAQAIMFLPSVVYQFIAGENASGWFVNSFNDPKSLLYNIFTFLLVVVFTYFYTAMVVNPQQIADQLKKDGGFIPGIKPGKHTEEFIDTVVSRITLPGSIFLGFIAILPAFAMIGGVNTGFAYFFGGTSLLIMVGVILDTLQQIESHLMMRHYDGLMQGGSKLKGRHSVGASI, encoded by the coding sequence GTGAAATTTATTGAAACCATAAAAAACATTTTTTCAATAGAAGAACTTAGAAACAAGATTCTTTACACCTTACTATTAGTATTGGTTTATAGAATAGGTTCTTACATTGTTATTCCTGGTGTTGACCCTACAAGCCTTGACGCTTTAGCAGATAGGGCTCAAAATGGTATTTTAGGAATGGTAAATGTTTTTGCGGGAGGTGCTTTTAGTAGAGCGTCTATAATGGCATTAGGAATTATGCCTTATATCTCTGCTTCAATTGCCGTACAGTTATTAACTATAGCTGTACCTTATTTCCAAAAATTGCAGAAAGAAGGAGAGAGTGGTACACGCCAAATAAACCAAATTACAAGATATTTAACAATAGTTGTAACAATGGTGCAAGGTGCAGGATACCTTACTCTTTTAAATAATAATGGAATAAGCATAGTAGAAGGATTTTCACCGGTATTGTTTACGCTTACAGCCATGATAGTTTTAACCGCAGGTACATTATTTGCCATGTGGTTAGGAGAAAAAATTACAGATAATGGAATAGGAAATGGTATTTCATTATTAATTATGATTGGTATTATGGCAGGTTTGCCGGGTTCTTTCTTAGCAGAACTTACTGCAAGATTTGGAGCCAGCGGTGGAGGCTTAGTAATATTTATATTTGAATTAGTAATACTTTTCATTATTATATTAGTAAGTATAGCTTTAGTACAAGCTACAAGAAGAGTAGCCATACAATATGCTAAAAGAAATGTAGTGCAAGGTGGCAAAATGATGCAAGCCGGAGGAAATAGACAATATTTACCTTTAAAAGTAAACGCATCGGGAGTAATGCCAATAATATTTGCACAAGCTATTATGTTTTTGCCTTCTGTGGTTTACCAGTTTATAGCAGGAGAAAATGCAAGTGGATGGTTTGTAAATTCATTTAATGATCCTAAGAGTTTGTTATACAATATATTTACATTCTTATTAGTAGTAGTATTTACTTATTTCTATACCGCTATGGTGGTTAATCCGCAGCAGATAGCTGACCAGCTTAAAAAAGACGGTGGATTTATACCGGGCATTAAACCCGGAAAACATACAGAAGAATTTATAGATACGGTAGTGTCAAGAATAACTTTACCGGGCTCTATATTTTTAGGATTTATAGCTATTTTACCTGCATTTGCAATGATAGGTGGTGTTAATACAGGATTTGCTTACTTTTTTGGAGGTACATCTTTATTAATTATGGTAGGGGTAATTTTAGATACATTACAACAAATAGAAAGTCATTTAATGATGCGTCATTACGATGGCTTAATGCAGGGAGGATCAAAACTTAAAGGAAGACATAGTGTTGGGGCTTCTATTTAA
- the rplO gene encoding 50S ribosomal protein L15 has protein sequence MNLSNLKPAKGSTHNSKRVGRGQGSGKGGTSKKGHKGAQSRSGYSRKFGFEGGQMPLQRRIPKRGFKNINRTDYEALNVGQLQYYADKYKVDTINIEFLTEKNIIQKSKLVKVLGNGELKTKLNISAHAISKSAQEKVEKAGGSFTEIK, from the coding sequence ATGAATTTAAGTAACTTAAAACCTGCAAAAGGTTCTACACACAATTCTAAAAGAGTAGGTAGAGGACAAGGCTCTGGAAAAGGTGGAACATCTAAAAAAGGTCATAAAGGAGCTCAATCTCGTTCAGGATACTCTCGTAAATTTGGATTTGAAGGAGGACAAATGCCACTTCAAAGAAGAATACCTAAAAGAGGGTTTAAAAATATTAATAGAACAGATTATGAAGCACTAAACGTAGGTCAGCTTCAATATTATGCCGATAAATATAAAGTAGATACCATTAATATAGAATTTTTAACTGAGAAGAATATTATACAAAAATCTAAATTAGTTAAAGTATTAGGTAATGGCGAATTGAAAACTAAATTAAATATTTCTGCACACGCTATCAGCAAATCAGCTCAAGAAAAAGTTGAAAAAGCAGGTGGAAGTTTTACAGAAATTAAATAA
- the rpmD gene encoding 50S ribosomal protein L30, whose protein sequence is MAKFKVTQVKSIIKRPKDQKATMQALGLRRIGQSNEFESTPQIKGMINKVAHLLKVEEI, encoded by the coding sequence ATGGCAAAATTTAAAGTAACACAAGTAAAGAGTATTATAAAAAGACCTAAAGATCAAAAAGCTACAATGCAAGCTTTAGGGCTTAGAAGAATAGGACAAAGCAATGAGTTTGAAAGTACCCCACAAATAAAAGGTATGATAAACAAAGTTGCCCATTTATTAAAAGTAGAAGAAATATAA
- the rpsE gene encoding 30S ribosomal protein S5, translated as MAGKSFIIRASELDLKEKVVSIRRVAKVTKGGRTFGFSALVVVGDGAGVVGHGMGKAREVTEAIQKAVDDAKKNLVKVPILKGTIPHEQDGKFGAAKVLMRPASEGTGVIAGGGMRAVLEAAGVHDVLGKSKGSNNPANVIRATVDALLKLRDPYSVAKDRKVSLKKVFNG; from the coding sequence ATGGCAGGAAAATCATTTATAATAAGAGCATCTGAATTAGATTTAAAAGAGAAAGTTGTAAGCATAAGAAGAGTAGCAAAAGTTACTAAAGGTGGTAGAACTTTCGGTTTCTCAGCTTTAGTAGTAGTAGGCGATGGTGCAGGCGTAGTAGGACATGGAATGGGAAAAGCAAGAGAAGTAACAGAAGCTATTCAAAAAGCTGTGGACGATGCTAAAAAGAACTTAGTTAAAGTTCCAATATTAAAAGGAACAATACCTCATGAGCAAGATGGAAAATTTGGAGCCGCAAAAGTATTAATGCGTCCGGCATCTGAAGGTACAGGAGTAATAGCAGGTGGTGGAATGAGAGCTGTATTAGAAGCAGCAGGCGTACATGATGTATTAGGAAAATCTAAAGGTTCAAACAATCCTGCAAACGTTATTAGAGCTACTGTAGATGCTTTGTTAAAACTTAGAGATCCTTATTCAGTAGCAAAAGATAGAAAAGTATCATTGAAGAAAGTATTTAACGGATAA
- a CDS encoding 50S ribosomal protein L18: MGISNIKRRERIKHGIRKKVAGTAERPRLSVFRSNKAIYAQLIDDLAGHTLASASSKDAAVSGGTKVEQSIAVGKILADKAKAVNISEVVFDRNGYRFQGRVKALAEGAKENGLKF, from the coding sequence ATGGGAATTAGTAATATTAAACGTAGAGAAAGAATTAAACACGGCATTAGAAAAAAAGTTGCTGGTACTGCTGAAAGACCTAGACTTAGTGTTTTTAGAAGTAACAAGGCAATTTATGCTCAATTAATAGATGATTTAGCCGGACATACATTAGCGTCAGCTTCTTCTAAAGATGCAGCTGTTTCTGGTGGTACTAAAGTAGAGCAATCTATAGCAGTAGGAAAAATATTAGCAGATAAAGCTAAAGCTGTAAATATAAGCGAAGTAGTATTTGACAGAAACGGATACAGATTTCAAGGAAGAGTAAAAGCCTTAGCAGAAGGAGCAAAAGAAAACGGATTAAAATTCTAG